One Aerosakkonema funiforme FACHB-1375 genomic region harbors:
- a CDS encoding response regulator transcription factor produces MWNDIFLKVEADGSEATYYELQEQTPDLHVLIVDDDEELRAILSFALVQAGYKVTMAKDGPTALNLAKEKQPDIVLLDLILPGMEGIEICWRIRQFSDVPILIMTVINHDSEKVWGLKAGADDYIIKPFSIRELLARIEAIRRRYEAIPRALGERSNIK; encoded by the coding sequence ATGTGGAATGATATTTTTCTAAAAGTTGAGGCTGATGGCTCAGAAGCTACCTATTATGAGCTTCAAGAGCAGACACCAGACCTTCACGTATTAATAGTGGATGACGATGAGGAATTGCGAGCAATACTATCTTTTGCTTTAGTGCAAGCAGGTTATAAGGTGACAATGGCCAAAGATGGCCCAACAGCACTAAATTTAGCCAAAGAAAAACAACCGGATATCGTTCTTTTAGACTTGATATTGCCGGGAATGGAGGGTATTGAAATCTGCTGGCGCATCCGACAATTCTCAGATGTACCGATTCTGATCATGACAGTGATTAACCACGATTCGGAAAAAGTTTGGGGGTTAAAAGCCGGTGCAGATGACTATATCATCAAACCATTCAGCATTCGCGAACTGTTGGCGCGAATAGAAGCGATTCGACGCCGTTATGAGGCTATTCCGCGTGCTTTAGGGGAGCGATCGAATATCAAGTAA
- a CDS encoding response regulator, with amino-acid sequence MSKPVILCVDDERVILQSLRAQLKAAFGDDYVYEMAEDPDEALEVIRELAEEGINITMIVSDWLMPGMRGDEFLIRVHQEFPNIVKVMLTGQADDSAIERAKTEANLHSCLLKPWSEAELVEIVKSTLADL; translated from the coding sequence ATGTCTAAACCAGTTATTTTATGTGTTGATGATGAGAGAGTGATATTGCAGAGTCTGAGAGCGCAACTAAAAGCGGCTTTTGGGGATGACTACGTATATGAAATGGCTGAAGACCCCGATGAAGCTTTAGAGGTAATTAGAGAACTCGCTGAAGAGGGAATCAACATTACGATGATTGTCTCAGACTGGTTAATGCCTGGAATGAGGGGAGATGAGTTTCTGATTCGCGTCCATCAGGAATTTCCTAATATTGTTAAAGTCATGCTGACCGGTCAAGCTGATGACTCAGCAATTGAACGAGCAAAAACAGAAGCAAACCTGCATAGCTGCTTATTGAAACCTTGGTCTGAAGCTGAATTAGTAGAGATCGTTAAATCGACTTTAGCCGATCTCTAA
- a CDS encoding hybrid sensor histidine kinase/response regulator, whose translation MTDFKANILAIDDTPANLRLLVGILNEQGYKVRAVPSGKLALAGIRQSIPDLILLDIMMPEMDGYEVCQQLKSDELTRDIPVIFISAINDVLDKVKAFAVGGVDYITKPFQVEEVLARVETHLALRSLQKSLEQKNAQLAKTNEELAITLQQLKATQEELIQSEKMAALGQLIAGIAHEVNTPLGAIRSSAGNISKLLNQTLEELPPLFQSLSPEEVQDFLGLLQRSLQQEISLSTKEERQFRRSLQRRLEELAIDNADIIADRLVIMGVYQEIETFIPLLKKPDSLPIVEIAYQLSELKRGTDTINTATERASKVVFALKTYARYDNSAKMVPANLSEGIETILTLYQNQIKQGIEVIRNYAELPPVLCYPDELNQVWTNLIHNALQAMNYRGTLRIDINQFQQQAMISITDSGKGIPEDIKSKIFEPFFTTKPPGEGSGLGLDIVKKIVEKHSGKIEVESEPGRTKFTVFLLYN comes from the coding sequence ATGACCGATTTTAAAGCCAATATTTTAGCGATCGACGATACACCAGCGAACTTGCGCCTGTTAGTTGGTATCTTGAACGAACAGGGTTACAAAGTTCGAGCCGTACCCAGTGGAAAGTTGGCACTTGCGGGTATTCGCCAATCTATTCCAGATTTGATTTTGCTGGACATTATGATGCCAGAAATGGATGGCTATGAAGTCTGCCAACAGCTAAAATCAGATGAACTAACTCGCGATATTCCGGTAATATTTATCAGCGCCATCAATGACGTTCTCGATAAGGTAAAAGCTTTTGCAGTCGGCGGAGTAGACTACATTACCAAACCCTTTCAGGTAGAAGAAGTTTTGGCGCGTGTAGAAACGCACTTGGCTTTACGTTCCTTGCAAAAGAGTCTCGAACAGAAAAACGCTCAGTTAGCCAAAACTAATGAGGAATTGGCAATAACCTTGCAACAATTGAAAGCTACCCAAGAAGAACTGATTCAATCGGAAAAAATGGCAGCTTTGGGACAATTGATTGCAGGTATTGCCCATGAAGTCAATACTCCCTTGGGAGCAATTCGTTCCTCTGCTGGAAATATTTCCAAATTGTTGAATCAAACCCTAGAAGAGTTACCGCCGCTGTTTCAATCCCTCTCGCCAGAAGAAGTGCAGGATTTTTTGGGACTATTGCAGCGATCGCTTCAACAAGAGATCTCATTATCAACCAAAGAAGAGCGCCAATTCAGAAGAAGCTTGCAACGACGATTGGAAGAATTAGCGATCGACAACGCCGATATAATAGCCGATCGCCTCGTAATCATGGGCGTTTATCAAGAAATTGAAACATTTATCCCTTTATTAAAAAAACCTGACAGTTTGCCAATTGTAGAAATAGCTTATCAACTTTCCGAATTAAAAAGAGGCACAGATACCATCAACACCGCGACAGAACGCGCCTCGAAAGTAGTGTTTGCCCTCAAAACCTATGCCCGTTACGACAATTCGGCGAAAATGGTTCCTGCCAACCTGAGTGAGGGAATTGAAACTATTTTAACTCTCTATCAGAATCAAATCAAACAAGGCATAGAAGTAATTAGAAATTATGCGGAATTACCGCCTGTACTATGTTATCCAGACGAACTCAACCAAGTTTGGACAAATCTCATTCACAATGCCCTACAAGCAATGAATTATCGCGGCACTTTGAGGATCGATATAAATCAGTTTCAACAGCAGGCTATGATTAGCATTACCGATAGCGGCAAGGGTATCCCCGAAGATATAAAATCAAAAATATTCGAGCCATTTTTTACTACCAAACCACCAGGCGAAGGTAGCGGTTTGGGGCTAGATATTGTCAAAAAAATTGTCGAAAAGCATTCTGGTAAAATCGAGGTTGAAAGCGAACCGGGCCGGACTAAATTCACTGTTTTTCTTCTATACAATTAA